A region of the Campylobacter cuniculorum DSM 23162 = LMG 24588 genome:
TTTGATAATGAGCTCATAGAATCAAAATCATCGACATATTTTTGATAAATCCATTGACAAAGTTGTTTCACGTGAAACATTGGTTTGATTTCATTTTCAAGCTCTTCAGGTAAAAAATCTAAAATATTTATAAGTTTTTTCAAAAATATTCCTTATTGTTTTTTCAAAATCATTCTTTAAAATTTTATTTTATCACAAAATATATTTTGTATAATGGTTTAAGATTATAAAAAATTTTCATCCATAAAATCAACCAGAAAATTCTCAAGTTTTTCTTTAGCTTTTTGATGGTTTTTAATAAAATCTTTATGGGCATTTTCATCACAAAAATTTGTTGCACATAAAATGCATTCGGCTTTTATATGCATTTTTTTTGCAACACTTAAAACTGAAAAAGCCTCCATATTTTCAAAATCTAAACCCAAATTTGAAAATTCCTCTGCGGCTTTTTTATTTTGACAAATATAATTTGAAGAATTAATCTTATAAGTTTCACGTGAAACATTAAGATTGATTTCATTTAAAGCAGGGGTATAAAAATTTGCACTAAGTTTAGAAAATTCTATATTAAAAGCGTGAGAACTTCTATAAATTTTTAAAATTTCTCCTTGATTATAAATTCCGCAAGTGCCTATAAATATAAGTGTTTTCGGTTTTGATTCCAAACAAAGCCTTGTTAAATTGATAGCAGATTCTATCAATCCTATTCCTATATTTTTTGCAAATTTAAAACTTTCATTTCCACCTGCACAAACAATCATTAAATCCGCCTCAATTGAAAAATTCAAATAAATTCTACCAAAAAAAGACTTAATTAAGAATTTTTAGATAGAATAAAAAGTTTAAAAATATATGATTAAAGCTAAAAAGTATTATGGACAAAATTTTTTAACCGATAAAAATGTTTTAAAACAAATCATCCAAGCCATACCCAAAGGGACTCAAAATATCGTTGAAATTGGGTCTGGCTTAGGTGATTTAACGCAAGAACTTTTGAAAATTTCAAGGGTAAAAGCTTATGAAATTGATGATAAGTTGATACCCTATTTAAAAAAGAAATTTCAAAAAGAATTAGAGTGTGAGAAATTAAAATTGTTTCATCAAGATGCCAATAAAATTGACTCTTTTGATGAAAATAAATATCTTTTGGTTGCAAATTTGCCCTATTATATAGCAAGTCGTTTGATTCTAAAGGCTTTAGAAGATGAGCATTGTTTAGGGTTGATTGTGATGATTCAAAAAGAAATGGCACTTAAATTTTGTGCAAATGAAGGCGAAAGTGAATTTTCATCTTTAGCTGTTTTAAGTGCAATGATTTGCGAGAGAAAGATGCTCTTTGAAGTTGAACCTTCTTGTTTTAATCCTCCGCCAAAGGTTACTTCAGCGGTGATAAGTTTGATTAAAAAAGGAGAATTTAAAGATTTTTGTGAGCTTTGGTCTTTTAAAGCTTTCTTAAAAGATTGTTTTAAATCTCCAAGAAAGCAGCTTTTAAAGAATTTAAAGCTTCACAGAGAAAAAATTACAGAGCTTTTAAATCAATTTGAGCTTAAAGAAAATATAAGACCACACGAAATTTGCGTTGATTTATACCTTGAAATTTATAAAAAATTAAAGGATAAATATGAACGAAAATAATGAAAATAACACCACTATAAACAATGCTCAAAATCCTAATTCAAGCTCTAAAAACAATAAACGATACAAATACAAAAATCGCAGAAAAAAGCTCGCCGATTCCCTTAATGTCGAAGGTGCTGCTAAACAAGAAACACATTCTCAAACCAACGCGAATCAGTCCCCAACAAATAAAAAGAAAAAAAACCGCAATCTTCCAACAAAGCTCATAGGAGATGAGGATTGGCAAATTGAGATTGCTAAGAGCATAGAAGCAAATAGAATTTCACATGAAAATCGTTTGTATCCACTTAAATATAATAACTCAAGCGAACATAAAATTCGCATCACTCCTTTGGGCGGTTTGGGTGAGATAGGTGGAAATATCACAATTTTTGAAACAAATAATGATGCAATTATCGTCGATATTGGAATGAGTTTTCCCGATGGAACAATGCATGGAGTGGATATTATAATCCCTGATTTTGACTATGTGCGAAAAATTAAGGATAAGATAAGAGCCATTATCATCACTCATGCTCACGAGGATCATATAGGTGCTGTGCCATATTTTTTTAAAGAATTTCAATTTCCTATTTATGCCACACCTTTAGCTTTAGGTATGATTTCAAATAAATTTGAAGAACATGGATTGAAAAATGAACGCAAGTGGTTTAGACCTGTGGAAAAACGCAAGGTTTATGAAATAGGTGATTTTGATATAGAATGGATTCATATCACGCATTCTATCATCGATGCTTCAGCCTTAGCAATAAAAACAAAGGCTGGAACGATAATTCACACGGGAGATTTTAAAATCGACCAAACTCCCATTGATAATTATCCCAGTGATTTAGGGCGCTTAGCACATTATGGAGAAGAGGGTGTGCTTTGTCTTTTAAGTGATAGCACAAATTCTTACAAAGAGGGCTATACAAAGAGCGAAAGTTCTGTTGGACCTACTTTTGATCAAATTTTTGCTAAAACAAAAGGTCGGGTGATTATGAGTACTTTTAGCTCAAATATACATCGCGTCTATCAAGCCATAACTTATGGGTTAAAATATGGCAGAAAAGTCTGTGTTATAGGGCGTTCAATGGAAAGAAATTTATACACAACTATGGAGCTTGGTTATATAAAATTGGACAGAAAAATTTTCATCGATGCCGATGAGGTGAGCAAATACAAAGACAATGAAGTTTTAATCGTAACCACAGGTTCTCAAGGTGAAACAATGAGTGCTCTTTATAGAATGGCAACCGATGAGCATAAATTCATCAAAATCAAACCAAGCGATCAAATCATCATTTCAGCTAAGGCTATACCGGGAAATGAAACGAGTGTTTCTGCTGTGCTTGATTATTTGCTTAAGGCTGGAGCTAAGGTAGCGTATCAAGAATTTAGCGAAATTCATGTCAGCGGACATGCAAGCATAGAAGAGCAAAAACTTATGCTTACATTGACAAAGCCTAAATTTTTTCTTCCAATTCACGGCGAATACAATCACATCAACAAACACAAAGAAACAGCCATAAAATGCGGGATTGCTGAAAGAAATATTTATCTTATGAGCGATGGGGATCAAATTGAGCTTTGTCAAAAATATATCAAGCGTCTTAAAACCGTCAAAACCGGAAAAGTCTTTGTGGATAATCAAATCAATAAGCAAATCGCTCACGATGTTGTCATCGACAGACAAAAACTTGCCGATAATGGGATTGTAGTGATTATCGCTCAACTTGATAAGGCTTCAAAAACTCTTATCAATAAACCAAGAGTTTTTAGCTATGGTTTGGTTGCGGACAAACAGGATGGGGTTTTTTCAAAAGAAATGGTTGAGATTTTAGGACAATTTTTCATCAATATCAAAGACGAAGTGCTTAATGACCCAAAATTCCTAGAAAATCAAATACGTCAAGTATTAAGAAAACATATTTTTAGAAAAATTAAAAAATACCCCACCATAGTGCCTACAATTTTCATCATGTAGAATTTATTTGAGTGTTTCAATGAGAATCAATCAATTCATATCGCATAATACAAGCCATTCAAGACGCGAAGCAGACGAACTCATCAAACAAGGTTTGGTAAAAATCAATGCCAAAATTGCTCAATTTAGCGATAGGGTTAAGCAGGAGGATAGGGTTTTTATTAAAGATAAAAGAATTCACAAAAAAACGCAATTTAGTGTTATCGTTTATCATAAGCAAAAAGGGGAGCTTGTTTCACATAAAGACGATAGAGGAAGGAAAACAATTTATGAAAATTTACCTAAAAAATTCAGCTCTTGGTTGAGTATAGGTCGTCTTGATTTTGCAAGTGAAGGTTTGATTTTGCTTACAGATTCTGCTTTGATTGCCTCTGCTTTGATGAAAAGTGATTTGGAGAGGGAGTATTATCTTAAAATCAAAGGACATATTAACAAAGAAGTTGTTGAAGCTATGGAAAATGGCTTGGAAATTAAAAATGAAAAAAAAGGAGCTCATAGCAAAAGTAAAATCAGCTCTATGATGATTGCACCCTTTTTGGAGTATGAAATTTTCGGTAGTAGCGGAGGATATACCAAACTACGTGTTGTGATAAATGAGGGGCAAAATAGAGAGCTTAGACGCTTTTTTGGACATTTTGACTTAAAAATTATGGATCTTAAAAGAGTTGCTTTTGGTATAGTTGAACTTGATATGTTAAGAGCTGGAAAATATCGGTATTTAGAAAAAACAGAATATGAAAAACTTAGGGATTTTCTAAGAATCAATGCGATTAAATTTTAAATAAACTCAATTTACATCAAGATTATATTGCAGATAAATCAAGGGATAAAAATTGAAACAAAACAATTTAAATCATACTAAATAAACAATATATCTTCAAAATCTATATTAAATTCTAATCCATTACACATAAACATTAAATTCTTTAAAATGTTTCACAGATATAAAAAACAATCGATTTAATTTATATGAGATGAATTTAAAATCATTTAAATGAATGAAATTATTTATCTCAATACTCTTTATATAACTCAATAGCATAAACCCTAGAAAGCTTCTAGGGTTTGTATTAGAATTTCTTTTTATTCACATCTTCAAGGATGTTGTTTGCTATAGTGCTAACAGAATTAGCAATGATAGAAGATTCATTAGCGATTTCAACATTGTCTTTTGTGCTTTGGTCAATCTGTGAAACACTCTCATTGATTTGAGTGATGCCTTGAGTTTGTTCTTTAATGCTTTCAGCCATATCATTGATGGATTGCACAAGTAAATTTGTATTGGCTTCTATCTCACTCAAAGACTTTTGAGTCCTTTCAGCAAGTTTTCTTACTTCATCAGCCACAACAGCAAAGCCGCGTCCATGTTCTCCTGCACGAGCTGCTTCAATGGCAGCATTAAGAGCGAGGAGATTGATTTGGTCAGCTATATCTCCTATAATGCCTGTAACATTTTTAATGTCTTCACTTTGAGTGATAACATCACTAGTCTTTTGAGAGACATTTTGCATAGAAGAAGTGATTTGCTCTAAGGCTGCAGCGGTTTCTTCTAAAGAAGCTGCTTGGGAATTAGAGCTGGAGGTGAGAGATTGGACTGCGGTTTGGAGTTTAGTGCTTTCTCCTGCTAAGGCATTAGCAAATTCTGAACTTTGTCTGAGCATTTTAATGATTTCTTCTCCTAAGGCATTGGTTGTCACCTCAACATTTCCTGTGGCATTTTCTATTTTATTTCTAAAGTCTAAGTGTTTGTATTCTTCAAAAATATCGTGGATGATATTCATATCACTTCCCACTCGACTTTGTAGAGCATCTAAGAGACGATTGAGCACATTTTTAAGTTCTACGAGTTGAGGATTTCTTGGATTGGCTGTGATTCTTGCTGTGAGATTTCCTGATTCGACAATGCTCACTGTCTCTACAGATTCTTTTACAGCAGAATTGTCTTGTTCGAGTCCTTGTTTAGTCTTTTTAACACTTTGAGCAATCAAAGTAGTGATTTGCCCAAAATCATCTTTGGACTCATAAGGCAATAAATTAACATCATCACTCTCATGGTCAATATATTTAAAGAAAGAAATAATATTATGGTCTAAAATTTTTATTCCACGTATTAAAGAACCATAGAATAGCCATAAAGAAGGGAAGAATAAAATAGCAAAAACCGCTATAGAAGCTATAATGGTGAAATAAATCACCTCTTTGACTTCATCTGTAATGCTTAATACATCATCTTTTATATATTCTTCAAGGGTATCGATATACACGCCTGTAGAAATCCAAATATTTTGTGTATTAGGAATTTTTTGTGCATAAGCTGCTTTAGGAGCATCAACTAAAGTGCCATTTGGAAGTGGTTTAGAAAAAACAAAATATACAAATTCTCCTTTATCGCTTTGATTTTTAGAAGTTTTGTATAAATCACGCACATAATAAACTCCGGCTTTATCTGTAGCATCGTATAAAGATTTTCCTATCAAATCTTTTCTTGTCGGGTGAGCTACAGGAGTGTATTCTTTATAAGCAAAATAATAACCCGATTTATCGTCCTCAAAACGAAATTCCTCAATAGCTTTTGCTATAATTTCAATTTGAGCTTTTTCATCTAAACCTTTGACGATAGCACCTAAAGAATCTGCTAAAGAATCGGTTGCAAGTTTTATTTTTTGTTCGATTTCTGATTGAAAAACCCGTTTTAATTGAGCACGAGTATTCATTTCGATTTCTGATTCTCCTCTTACAAACAAAACTACAAAACAAGCAGCACAAATAAATGTTGTTAAAACGATACAAGCTAATTTGGCTTTAAAAGAAAGATGTTGATAAAAATTCATAACCCCCCCCCCTCTCTCTCAAATTCCTAAAAATATTTAAGAAATATTAACTTTTCCCGCAATGATAAATCTAAATAGCTTAAAAAACAATAAATATTCATACAAAAAATTAATAAAATATTAATGAGAATTTTACTCAAAATCAACCCAGAATTAAGCTAAAATATTTTATGATTACGATTTAAGAATTTGAAAAGGGATGAGCTGAATGCCGATAGATTTTGAGCAATTTTCTGTCGCTATGATTTTAACTTTATTTGCAGGATTTTCAACTTCTATTGGAGCTGTGATTGCATTTTTTTCAAAAAAAGACAATTTAAGAATGCTTTCAATCGGACTTGGGTTTTCAGCAGGAGTTATGATTTATATTTCTTTTATGGAGATACTACCGACTGCATTTAAAGACTTTAGAAAATACCATGAATTTGGAGAATTTTTAGCTTTGATTTGTTTTTTTGGTGGAATTTTGCTCTCTCTTATGATTGATAGATTCATTCCAGAAGATGTCAATCCTCACGAACCTAAACAAGATTACACTGAACTTAAAATTTGTCCCTTGCCAAAAAATCCCAAAAAAACGCCAAAATTTCACCCCGGAGAGCCCCTTAAAAAAATCAATATCCATTCCCTTAAACGCACAGGGCTTTTTACAGCTCTAGCCATAGCGATCCATAATTTTCCCGAAGGTTTTGCAACGTTTATGGCAAGCATTGATAATATAAGCTTAGGAATTGTCATAGCCATTGCTGTTGCCATTCATAATATCCCCGAAGGTTTAGCTGTTTCTTTACCTATTTATCACGCTACGGGAGATAAGAAAAAAGCCTTTATATATTCTGCTCTTTCAGGCTTTGCTGAACCTTTAGGAGCCTTGGTTGGAGTACTTGTAATTTTACCTTTTATGAGTGAATTAACATTGGCTATAAGTTTTGCTGTGGTTGCGGGAATTATGGTTTTTATTTCACTTGATGAGCTTTTACCTGCAGCCAAAGCCTACGGAAACGCTCACGATAGCTTGTATGGGCTGATAGGAGGAATGTTTGTCATGGCTTTGAGCTTGATTCTTCTTAATGAATTTTGAAATTTAAAAAACTTAATTTTATGAATTTGATTTAAAAAGCAAAACATTTCATTAGAGAAAAATTATGTTTTAAAAATATCTTTATCGGCTTTAAGATGATTTTTAGAACAAGCCTTTTATAATGATTTCATTGTTAAGCATTCCATATAAAGATTTAGTGTGACAGATATTTTGGTAAATTAAGATAAAATTTTGTTATTTTTTATCGTTTTGTGCTAATTTTATAAAATTTATCTTTAAAGGCAGTCAAATGATAAATTTTTATTCAAATTATAATTATATAAACAATACAGATATTTTAAATTCAAACAAGAATACTCAAATAAATAATAATATTTCTTCAAGCAACGCTTTAAACAAAACAAAGAAATAAATTCAAATTTAGTTAATGATAAATCACAAGCGGTAGATAAAGTCTTAGGTTATAGTGTAGATGAGGATGGCTTTTTTACAAGTGATTTTAACGAAGCTGCGGGGTTACCAAAGGATTATAATACTTTTTCTTCTCTTATGCATCTGTCATTGTTTTTATAATCAAAGATGAATTCTAATTCTGTAACCTTTCTGCCTGTCTTATGGGTTTTAATTTCAAGTAAGATGATATGAGATTTGCCATTAATATCTTTTGCGGTTTGTTTTAAAACCTTTTGATTAAAATGCTTATATTCTCTTGGCACTTCTAGTATATTTTGTAAGACTGAAAGATTGATTCTTAGACTTTGTCTGTTTTGTTTAAGCTCACATACAAGCATATTATAAATTCTTATGCTGTATGCGGATTTCATTCTTTGAATGTCATCGAATTTAAGCTGGGTAAAGTCTTTTTTTAGGTCAGTATAATTAATATTTTTGAAAAAATTCCCTGATTGTGTGTATATCTTTGGTTTGAGTTAGGGCTAAGATTAAGAGAATTCTAGCCTTTTGGGGATTTAAATCCAAAGCACTGATAAAACCTAATTTAATATCCTCCTCGCTTAGCATAACCTGCCCTTGTGCCACTCGTGTGCTTAGCACAATTTTAAGACCTTGTTTTAATAATTCTTTAAGCACTTTTTTTTGATTTTCGTGTATATTACCGGCCCCGCTTCCTGCGATAACCAAACCTTGAGCACCATTATCAAATAAAGCCTTAGCAGCGATTCCGCTTCCGTCATTTGAATAAGTATAAAGTATATCCACTTTTGGCAAGGTTTTGATTTTTTCTCCATCAAAAGGCGTTTGTTTGGTGTGAAGTTTTAAAATTTCATTATAAAAAAAACATTTTCCATCGACAATATAGCCCAAATCTCCAAAATTAAGCGAAGAAAAAGCATCCACATTTAAAGTATGCGTTTTTACAATTGCTCTTGCACTTAAAATTTTATCATTCATCACAACCATCACCCCTTTGCCTTGAGCGTTTTTATCTGTTGCTAAGGATATAGCATTGTAAAGATTTTTAGGACCATCAGCACTCCTAGCACTTGAGGGACGCATCGCACCGACTAAAACCACAGGTTTATGATGTTTAAGTGTTAAATTTAAAAAATACGCCGTTTCTTCCATAGTATCCGTTCCATGAGTGATAACGACACCATCGATGCCTTGTTTAAAACAGCTGTTGATTTCTTGTATAAGTTTGAGCCAGATTTCATCATTCATATTTGAGCTATCGATATTTGCAACTTGCTTTGTTTGAATTTGTGCTAAATTTTCAATTTCTGGCACAGCTTCGATAAGTTCTTTAACCCCAACGACTCCTGCTGTATATCCCACACTAGAAATTTGACTCCCAGCAACCCCTGCAATAGTCCCTCCTGTGGCTAAAATCGCAATTTTTGCTTTAGACTTTATCATAATTTTTCCTCAAAAACAAAACTTTTTATGCCTCATATAAGTTTTATATCATATTTTTATCAATATAAATTTTTTAAAAATGCGTCTCATTTAATATGATTTATAAATATCTTTAATGATAAATTGAGGCGTGATGAGCCCACGAAATTTATTTTTGGATACACTTCCAAGCAAAGTGATATTCTCATTTAAATTTGGTTCTTTGTCAAAATTAAAAAATAAAGCTTCAATAGCCTTATTTTCCTTAGTTAAAATCAGTTTTAAATGCTTTGAATTTTTATCTAAAAATTTTTTATTCTTAACATTTAAATCCTTAATCACAAAAAGAGGACGCGGATTTTTATAACCAAAAGGTTCAAAATATTCTAAAAGTTCAAGCATTTCAAAATCAATATCTTTAGGCTCTAAAATTCCTAAAATTTCATCTGTATCCAAAAAATTTGCATCAGGAATTTGCGAACACTGCATTTGCATTTGAGTTTTAAATGCTTCAAAATTATCTAAATTTAAACTAAGTCCTGCCGCATTTTTATGTCCGCCATAATTATTCAATAAAGATTGAGTTTGAGTGATAAGATTTAAAATATCAATGCTGCCAACGCTTCTTGCACTGCCCTTAAGTTTGGTCCCATTTAAGGAAAAAACGAAAGAAGGCTTATTAAAATGTTTTGCTAAGCGACTTGCAACGATGCCAAGCACTCCCTCGTGCCAATTTTCTCCACTTGCAATCACACAAGAATCGCTTTCTCTGACTTGATTTAAAGATTCTTCAAAAAGCTGTTTTTCTTCATCCTTGCGACTTTCATTGAAATTCACAATTTGCTCTAAATAACTCAAAGCCTCGTCAAAATTTTTCGTGTGCAAAAAACGATAAGATAGACTTGCATCGTCCATTCTTCCAGCACTATTAATCAGCGGTGCAATGAGAAAACTTATATTATCCAAAGTGAATTGATCCTTTTGATAATAATGCTTCATTGCTTTAAAGGCAGCTCTTTTGGATTTGTTAATGCATTCTATACCCTTTTTTGTCAAAACACGGTTAATATCTCTAAGTTCCATCATATCCGCTATAATTGCTATGGCTAAAAGTTCTATAAATTTACACAAATCATATTTAAGTTTGCAAACTTCTTTTAAAGCCGCTATTAAATACCAAGCCACTTGAGCACCGCAAATTTCAATATCGGGAAAGGTGCAATCTTTTTGCTTAGGATTAATAATTGCAAAAGCTTCAGGTAAGGTTTGCAAAGGCATATGGTGGTCTGTTATGATGAGGTCTATCTTTTTTTCTTTGCAAAGCTTTGCCGCTTCAAATGCCGATATACCATTATCTACCGTTATAATCAAATCCACATCAAGCTCACTTACAATTTCTTCATTAATCCCATATCCGTCTTTAAAGCGATTAGGAATTTTAACCACATAATCAAAGCCTATATCATCAAAAAAATCTGCCATTATAGTGCAAGAGATAATGCCATCAACATCATAATCGCCAACAATAGCTATTTTTTGGTTTTTTTCTATGGCTGTTTTAATGCGATTTGCAGCCTTATAAGCATCTTTTAAGCAACAGGGCAAGGGTAAATCACAGAGCTTAGTATGCACATCTTTCTCGAAACGAAGGCTTAAAATTCTTTTAATATCGTCTTTACTCACTGCTTTCATAATCACAAGCCGCTTTGATAAATCCGCAAATGACAGAATTTGCTCTCTCAAGTCTTGAAGTGAATTCAGGATGAAATTGCACTGCAAGAAAAAATGGGTGGTCTTTAAGCTCCACTGCCTCGATAAGTCCTTGACTCTCTCCACTCACAATCAGTCCTTTGCTCTCCATTGCTTTGCGGTATTTTGGATTGGCTTCATAACGATGACGATGCCTTTCTTTGACGCTTTTTTTGCCTTGATAAATTTGACTTAAAAGAGTGTTTTCTTTAATCCTGCATTCATAAGCACCAAGTCTCATTGTCCCCCCTAAAGGAGTTTTACTCGTTCTAATTTGCTTTTTGCCATTTGAGTCTATAAATTCATCGATTAAATACACGATAGGATTTTCACATTTTTCATCAAATTCTGTTGAATTAGCATCTTTGAGTTTTAAAACATTTCTTGCAAATTCGATTAAAGCAAGCTGCATTCCTAAACAAATTCCTAAAAAGGGAATTTTATGTTCTCTTGCATAAGAAATTGCCCTAATCTTACCTTCGACTCCCCTGCGTCCAAATCCTCCAGCAACTAAAATTCCGCTGATATCTTTAAAACTTTCTTTTAAATCCAAATTTTCTAGTTTCTCGCTATCTATCCATTTAATATCCACCCTTGTATCTAAGGTTGCACCCGCGTGAATGATAGCTTCAGTAAGGCTTTTATAGCTTTCTGTTAAATCGACATATTTACCCACAAAAGCGATTTTCACTTCATTGCTCGGAGCAATCACGCGTTTAACAAGAAAATTCCAATTGTCCATATTTGGTTTTAAATTTTTAAGTTCTAAAACACTAGCAATTGCACCGAGTATATCTTGTTTTAAAAAATTCAAAGGAATTTGATAAATGCTTGCCGCATCCACACTTTCTATGACGCAATTTTTCTCCACACCGCAAGAAATGGCGATTTTATCTTTCAAATCACGATTTAAAGGCTTTTCACTACGACAAATAATCATATTTGGACTGATTCCTATGCGTCTTAATTCTCCTACGCTGTGTTGAGTTGGTTTGGTTTTTAACTCCCCCGCAGCTTTGATGAAAGGCACTAAGGTGAGATGAATATTCATTGCATTGTTTTTGCCCACTTCTAATTTTAAAGCCCTAATGGCTTCTAAAAAAGGCAAACCTTCAATGTCTCCAACCGTTCCGCCGATTTCTACGATTAAAATATCCTTATGTTCTCCCGCTTTTTTAATACGCATTTTAATTTCATCGACAATATGTGGGATGACTTGTATGGTTTTTCCCAGATATTCTCCCTGTCTTTCTTTTTCAATCACGCTTTGATAAACGCGTCCTGTGGTGAAATTGTTAAGTTGTGATAAATTTTCATCTAAAAAACGCTC
Encoded here:
- a CDS encoding purine-nucleoside phosphorylase, coding for MIVCAGGNESFKFAKNIGIGLIESAINLTRLCLESKPKTLIFIGTCGIYNQGEILKIYRSSHAFNIEFSKLSANFYTPALNEINLNVSRETYKINSSNYICQNKKAAEEFSNLGLDFENMEAFSVLSVAKKMHIKAECILCATNFCDENAHKDFIKNHQKAKEKLENFLVDFMDENFL
- the rsmA gene encoding 16S rRNA (adenine(1518)-N(6)/adenine(1519)-N(6))-dimethyltransferase RsmA → MIKAKKYYGQNFLTDKNVLKQIIQAIPKGTQNIVEIGSGLGDLTQELLKISRVKAYEIDDKLIPYLKKKFQKELECEKLKLFHQDANKIDSFDENKYLLVANLPYYIASRLILKALEDEHCLGLIVMIQKEMALKFCANEGESEFSSLAVLSAMICERKMLFEVEPSCFNPPPKVTSAVISLIKKGEFKDFCELWSFKAFLKDCFKSPRKQLLKNLKLHREKITELLNQFELKENIRPHEICVDLYLEIYKKLKDKYERK
- a CDS encoding ribonuclease J, which produces MNENNENNTTINNAQNPNSSSKNNKRYKYKNRRKKLADSLNVEGAAKQETHSQTNANQSPTNKKKKNRNLPTKLIGDEDWQIEIAKSIEANRISHENRLYPLKYNNSSEHKIRITPLGGLGEIGGNITIFETNNDAIIVDIGMSFPDGTMHGVDIIIPDFDYVRKIKDKIRAIIITHAHEDHIGAVPYFFKEFQFPIYATPLALGMISNKFEEHGLKNERKWFRPVEKRKVYEIGDFDIEWIHITHSIIDASALAIKTKAGTIIHTGDFKIDQTPIDNYPSDLGRLAHYGEEGVLCLLSDSTNSYKEGYTKSESSVGPTFDQIFAKTKGRVIMSTFSSNIHRVYQAITYGLKYGRKVCVIGRSMERNLYTTMELGYIKLDRKIFIDADEVSKYKDNEVLIVTTGSQGETMSALYRMATDEHKFIKIKPSDQIIISAKAIPGNETSVSAVLDYLLKAGAKVAYQEFSEIHVSGHASIEEQKLMLTLTKPKFFLPIHGEYNHINKHKETAIKCGIAERNIYLMSDGDQIELCQKYIKRLKTVKTGKVFVDNQINKQIAHDVVIDRQKLADNGIVVIIAQLDKASKTLINKPRVFSYGLVADKQDGVFSKEMVEILGQFFINIKDEVLNDPKFLENQIRQVLRKHIFRKIKKYPTIVPTIFIM
- a CDS encoding pseudouridine synthase, whose amino-acid sequence is MRINQFISHNTSHSRREADELIKQGLVKINAKIAQFSDRVKQEDRVFIKDKRIHKKTQFSVIVYHKQKGELVSHKDDRGRKTIYENLPKKFSSWLSIGRLDFASEGLILLTDSALIASALMKSDLEREYYLKIKGHINKEVVEAMENGLEIKNEKKGAHSKSKISSMMIAPFLEYEIFGSSGGYTKLRVVINEGQNRELRRFFGHFDLKIMDLKRVAFGIVELDMLRAGKYRYLEKTEYEKLRDFLRINAIKF
- a CDS encoding methyl-accepting chemotaxis protein, with amino-acid sequence MNFYQHLSFKAKLACIVLTTFICAACFVVLFVRGESEIEMNTRAQLKRVFQSEIEQKIKLATDSLADSLGAIVKGLDEKAQIEIIAKAIEEFRFEDDKSGYYFAYKEYTPVAHPTRKDLIGKSLYDATDKAGVYYVRDLYKTSKNQSDKGEFVYFVFSKPLPNGTLVDAPKAAYAQKIPNTQNIWISTGVYIDTLEEYIKDDVLSITDEVKEVIYFTIIASIAVFAILFFPSLWLFYGSLIRGIKILDHNIISFFKYIDHESDDVNLLPYESKDDFGQITTLIAQSVKKTKQGLEQDNSAVKESVETVSIVESGNLTARITANPRNPQLVELKNVLNRLLDALQSRVGSDMNIIHDIFEEYKHLDFRNKIENATGNVEVTTNALGEEIIKMLRQSSEFANALAGESTKLQTAVQSLTSSSNSQAASLEETAAALEQITSSMQNVSQKTSDVITQSEDIKNVTGIIGDIADQINLLALNAAIEAARAGEHGRGFAVVADEVRKLAERTQKSLSEIEANTNLLVQSINDMAESIKEQTQGITQINESVSQIDQSTKDNVEIANESSIIANSVSTIANNILEDVNKKKF
- the zupT gene encoding zinc transporter ZupT, with amino-acid sequence MPIDFEQFSVAMILTLFAGFSTSIGAVIAFFSKKDNLRMLSIGLGFSAGVMIYISFMEILPTAFKDFRKYHEFGEFLALICFFGGILLSLMIDRFIPEDVNPHEPKQDYTELKICPLPKNPKKTPKFHPGEPLKKINIHSLKRTGLFTALAIAIHNFPEGFATFMASIDNISLGIVIAIAVAIHNIPEGLAVSLPIYHATGDKKKAFIYSALSGFAEPLGALVGVLVILPFMSELTLAISFAVVAGIMVFISLDELLPAAKAYGNAHDSLYGLIGGMFVMALSLILLNEF
- a CDS encoding RepB family plasmid replication initiator protein: MYTQSGNFFKNINYTDLKKDFTQLKFDDIQRMKSAYSIRIYNMLVCELKQNRQSLRINLSVLQNILEVPREYKHFNQKVLKQTAKDINGKSHIILLEIKTHKTGRKVTELEFIFDYKNNDRCIREEKVL
- a CDS encoding type II asparaginase; its protein translation is MIKSKAKIAILATGGTIAGVAGSQISSVGYTAGVVGVKELIEAVPEIENLAQIQTKQVANIDSSNMNDEIWLKLIQEINSCFKQGIDGVVITHGTDTMEETAYFLNLTLKHHKPVVLVGAMRPSSARSADGPKNLYNAISLATDKNAQGKGVMVVMNDKILSARAIVKTHTLNVDAFSSLNFGDLGYIVDGKCFFYNEILKLHTKQTPFDGEKIKTLPKVDILYTYSNDGSGIAAKALFDNGAQGLVIAGSGAGNIHENQKKVLKELLKQGLKIVLSTRVAQGQVMLSEEDIKLGFISALDLNPQKARILLILALTQTKDIHTIREFFQKY